In Herbaspirillum sp. WKF16, one genomic interval encodes:
- the proC gene encoding pyrroline-5-carboxylate reductase: MKIAFIGGGNMATAMIGGLAGKVASPQDIHVVDLNAGALQSLKDKFGVSTATAIDGAVASADVVLLAVKPQQLPEVAALLKPFIGAQLVLSIAAGIRIADISRWLDGHQAVVRAMPNTPALIGRGITGVAAGAQVSTLQRAQADSILKATGETLWVAGEDQLDAVTAISGSGPAYVFYFLEAMEKAAVELGLSPADGMQLAKATFEGATELARRSEEPVATLRERVTSKGGTTYAALTSMERAGVKESIVTALKAAAARSKELGDEFGKA; the protein is encoded by the coding sequence GTGAAGATAGCGTTTATCGGCGGCGGCAACATGGCCACCGCCATGATCGGCGGACTGGCCGGCAAGGTCGCCTCGCCGCAGGACATCCACGTGGTCGACCTCAATGCCGGCGCGCTGCAGTCGCTCAAGGACAAGTTCGGCGTCAGCACTGCCACCGCCATTGATGGCGCGGTAGCCTCGGCCGACGTGGTGCTGCTGGCGGTCAAGCCGCAGCAGTTGCCGGAAGTGGCGGCGCTGCTCAAGCCCTTCATCGGCGCCCAACTGGTGCTGAGCATCGCCGCCGGGATCCGCATCGCCGACATCTCGCGCTGGCTCGACGGCCACCAGGCCGTGGTGCGCGCCATGCCCAACACGCCGGCCCTGATCGGCCGCGGCATCACCGGCGTGGCCGCCGGCGCGCAGGTCTCGACGCTGCAGCGCGCCCAGGCCGACTCCATCCTCAAGGCCACCGGCGAGACGCTGTGGGTGGCCGGCGAAGACCAGCTCGACGCGGTGACCGCGATCTCCGGCAGCGGCCCGGCCTACGTCTTCTACTTCCTCGAAGCGATGGAAAAGGCGGCCGTCGAACTCGGCCTGTCGCCGGCCGACGGCATGCAGCTGGCCAAGGCCACCTTCGAAGGCGCCACCGAACTGGCGCGCCGTTCCGAGGAGCCGGTGGCCACGCTGCGCGAGCGCGTCACCTCCAAGGGCGGCACCACCTACGCGGCGCTGACCAGCATGGAGCGCGCCGGCGTCAAGGAGTCCATCGTCACGGCGCTCAAGGCCGCCGCCGCCCGCAGCAAGGAGCTGGGCGACGAATTCGGCAAGGCCTGA
- a CDS encoding YggS family pyridoxal phosphate-dependent enzyme, whose product MSSIAKNLQYVQHQIAAGAERAGRAPSSIQLLAVSKTFGAEAVREAVLAGQQAFGENYLQEALEKIGAMKALAPDERLQWHFIGPLQSNKTRPVAEHFDWVHSVEREKIARRLSEQRPPELGPLNICLQVNISGEASKSGLSPQELPQVAAQVAQLPNIRLRGLMAIPEPTDDVARQHAAFAAVHTLYQALRADGLALDTLSMGMSSDLEAAVAEGATIVRIGSAIFGARGAA is encoded by the coding sequence ATGTCGTCAATCGCCAAAAACTTGCAATACGTGCAACACCAGATCGCCGCCGGCGCCGAACGCGCGGGGCGCGCGCCGTCGTCGATACAGTTGCTGGCCGTCTCCAAGACCTTCGGCGCCGAGGCGGTGCGGGAGGCGGTGCTGGCGGGGCAGCAGGCCTTCGGTGAAAACTATTTGCAGGAAGCGCTGGAGAAGATCGGGGCGATGAAGGCGCTGGCGCCGGACGAGCGCTTGCAGTGGCACTTCATCGGCCCCCTCCAGAGCAACAAGACGCGGCCCGTCGCCGAGCACTTCGACTGGGTGCATTCGGTGGAGCGGGAGAAGATCGCCCGCCGCCTGTCGGAACAGCGGCCGCCGGAACTGGGGCCGCTCAACATCTGTCTGCAGGTGAACATCAGCGGCGAGGCCAGCAAGAGCGGGCTGTCGCCGCAGGAGCTGCCGCAGGTCGCCGCGCAGGTGGCGCAGCTGCCCAACATCCGGCTGCGCGGCCTGATGGCGATCCCGGAGCCGACCGACGACGTCGCGCGCCAGCATGCCGCCTTCGCCGCAGTGCATACGCTTTACCAGGCGCTGCGCGCCGACGGCCTGGCGCTCGATACGCTGTCCATGGGCATGTCCTCCGACCTGGAGGCGGCGGTGGCCGAAGGGGCCACCATCGTGCGCATCGGCAGCGCCATCTTCGGCGCGCGCGGCGCCGCCTAG